Genomic DNA from Ruminococcus sp. OA3:
TATTCCAATTGCCAGTAATCTTTTTCTCATCTTTTTTTCTCCTTTTACTTTGTATTCGCCTTACGAACCTGAACATCGATGATAACTGCCACGCAGATCAGGATACCCAGTACGATGTCCTGGAACGATGAGTTGATGTTCTGCAGGTTCATGAAGTTCTTGATGATACCGATGATCAGGGAGCCCACGATTGTGTTCAGGATATTCCCCACACCCCCGCTCATACTCGTTCCTCCCACGATGACCGCCGTGATCGCATCCATCTCCATCCCTTCACCGGCTGCCGGCTGGCCTGAGCTCATCCGCGCCATCAGCAGGATTCCTGCAAGCCCCGTACAGACTCCGCCGAACGCACACGCAAAGAACTTGGATCTCTTCACACGGATACCGGATGCCAGCGCCGCCGCCTGGTTGCCTCCGATCGCATACAGCGACCTCCCCATCGGCGTCCACGCCAGGATCAGGTACGTGATCGCCAGCACGAGGATCATGATCACCACCGGGAACGGGATGAAACCGATGTAACCCTGCCCCAGGAAGTTAAACGATGCCGGAAGGTTCGAATAGTTCTGGCCCCCCGTGAACGCCATGATCGCACCGTCCGCCATCTGCATGGATGCCAGCGTTGCGATGAACGGCGGGATGTCAAATGCCGTGATCAGCGCCCCGTTAATCGCACCGAACAGCAGGCCGCATGCCAGGCCTACCACCAGCGCCAGGAACAAATTTCCCGTCTTCATCATGCAGTACGCCGACAGCGTTCCTGCAAACGCCAGCACGCGCCCCGGCGACAGGTCGACCATTCCCGAGATCAGCATCAGCTGCTCCCCGCATGCCAGGATCGTGATGACCACGACCTGGCGGACAACGTTCCTTAAGTTCACCCCCGAGATAAAGTTGCGGTTCACGACCGACATGATCACAAACAACAATACAAAGATCAATACGATCCCAAATTTACTGTAACATTCAGCCACCGAAAAACTGCCTTTTTTACTCTTCACCATCATGCCTGCCCTCCTATTGCAAAACTCATAATCCTTTCCTGCGTCAGGTCGTCCCCCTGCACCTCCCCGGTGATCCGGCCTTCCGCCATGACCAGTGTCCGGTCACAGACACCGATGATCTCCGGGAGCTCAGACGAGATCATGATCACCCCTGCCCCCTGCTGGGCCAGGTCGCACATGATCTTATAGATCTCATACTTCGCACCGACGTCGATTCCCCGCGTCGGCTCGTCCATGATGAACACCGTCGGGTTCTGCAGCAGCCATTTCGCGATGACCACCTTCTGCTGGTTCCCTCCGCTCAAAGACCCTGCGCTCGTCTTGATCGACGGCGCCTTGACGGTCAGCTTTTCGGACATCTGTGCTGCCTCCCGGTCCTCCTGCTTCCGGTTCAGCAAAAATCCGCGGCTGAAATGCTTCAGGTTCGCCAGCGCGATATTCTCCCCGATCGAGCGGCACAGCACCAGGCCTTCGCCCTTCCTGTCCTCCGACAGGTAGATGATCCCCGCCCGGATCGCATCCGGCACATGGCGGATCTCCACCTTTTCCCCCTTCAGCCAGATCTCGCCCGACTGCAGCTTATCCAGCCCGAAGACCGCCCTCGCCACTTCCGTACGCCCTGCCCCTACCAGCCCGGACATCCCAAGGATCTCCCCGGCACGCAGGGTAAACGACACGTCCTGAAACACGCCCTCCCGCGTCAGGTTCTTCACTTCCAGGATCGTCTCGCCGATCTTCGGGTGTTTCGGCGGGTACACGTTCGTCATCTCACGCCCCACCATCTTCGCGATGATCTCATCCGTCGTGATCTCCCCGACCTTATGGGTCGAGATCGCCTTCCCGTCCCGCAGGATCGTCACCATATCCCCAATCTGTCCGATCTCATCCAGCTTGTGGGAGATATAGATGAAGCTGATCCCCTGCTTTTTCAGCATCCGGATCTTCTCATGGAGCACCTCCACCTCGCTCTCCGTGATTGAGGATGTCGGCTCATCCATGATGATGACCTTCGCATTTACGGAAATCGCCTTGATGATCTCGATGATCTGCATGTCCGATACCGTCAGGGAACGCATGGTCCGTTTGGCATCGTAGTGGAACCCGAAGTTGTCGATCAGCTGCTGCGCCTCGGCATACATCTTTTTCCACTGGATGGTCTTCAGTTTTGTCAGCGGTGCACGGCCGAGAAAGATGTTCTCGGCGATCGTCAGGTCCAGTACCGGGCTTAACTCCTGGTGGATCGTCGCCACGCCGATGCTGTTCATATACCTGGGGTTATGCGCCGTGATCTTTTTTCCGTACAGGAACAGGTCGCCTTTATCTGCCACGTACAGCCCGTTGATGATCTTGATCAGTGTGGACTTTCCGGCGCCGTTCTCGCCCGCGAGTACATGTACCGTCCCCTCCCTGACTGTGAAGCTGACGTTGTCCAGTGCCTTTACCCCAGGAAACGATTTGGAGATGTCCTTTAATTCCAGCACGTTTTTCCCTTCTTCTCTCTCCTTTTCCATTTCCCTCCTCCTTTCCCACTTATATGATCATTCAAAGTTCCGTGCAAGGTCCATACAGATATCAACCCAGGAAGAACCATGTTCAATATGTCCGCAGCAGGTCTGCGCCTCCCGCAGTTCCACGATCAGTGGATTTCCCCCGGATACTTCCATACCATGGGAAATCATATCGCGTATGCGTCTTTCATCGAACGTATGGAAAACATCCGTCGGGTTTACTTTCCAGCTCATCACATATTTTCCGCCGATTTTTTCAGCAGCGACGTCAATGTCAGAGAATGCACTGACTGCAATCTGCCTGAGGTTCGGTATGTATTTTTCCACCACATCGTATTTCCTGTTCATGTTTTCACAGCATCCGTATGCATTCATGCCAAACAGGGCGGAAAGCTTATTCTGATATGGAAGAACAAATTCCTCCAGCATATCCGGTGAAACAGCGGTAAATTCCTGCGCCATGCAGTACCCCCATAAATCCTTCATGCGGACGGTACCGTCATAGTCCTCTGACGGGAGCAGGTCCGTGCAGGCCAGACCGTTGGAACCGCAGGCAGTGGCCGTTCCATTAACCATATATTCGTTGTTGTTCAGTTTCCAGATTCCAAGCTCGATGCCCTTTTTCAGATACCCGAGGCGTCCCTCGTACAGAATGGACATGGCTTCATGTGTGAGTTCCGGCTCCTCATACAGATCATACATTACCTGCTCCAGTCCTCTGAGTTCACACCAGATATCGATCAGGCTGTTTCCCCATCCCATGATAGACTGATGGGTGGATGCAGTAAACGGCTCGCCCTCCACAACAATTAAGATATCTCCAAAGATCTCTCTGGCAAGCGCGAAGTTCTCCCGTGACTTTTCTTCATCTACTGTAAGTTCCGGAAGCTTCAGTTTTTTAATATCGCTGACTTCGTGGATACATGGATGAAAACAGGCTGCGTGGTCCGGTCTGTCATCATACGGACGTACCCGGTCGTCCGTCCAGTCTGTCACATGGGTATCATAGGGAATATATAAAACATCTGTCAGTACAACATCATCGTCAAAATGCTCTGCACGGTATATTCTCATCCGCAGCTCTTTTTCTAATGTCCTGAATACAGGGTCTTTCACTCTCAAAGTTTCCTCAGGAACCAGCTCATGCCAGCATTCCGGCGGGAAGATCACCAGCGGTCTTGTCTTTTCCATTTTATTGAGCCTTATCCAGAGCTCTTTTTTTTCTTTCCATTTTGGATCCTGGGAAATTTCTTTTACCTGAATTGCCAGTGTGCGCAGATGTACTGCCTCTTCCTTTGATATTCTATTGTGCATGATTGTTGCATCCTTTCTTTCACTTAATTATCAACTGTTTCATACTATCTATTATATAAATTATTTCACCTATTCCCATACTCTGGTTTTCGTTAAACTTCATCTTGTTTTAGATAAGGTGGGATTTTGGTTGAGATTAAATCTCAGCGGGTTATAATGACAGTAACACCTGAAGAAAGAAGGGATATGCGTGAAATCAGTATTTGAAAACCTGACTGCCGGCGTCTATAAAAAGTCTGTAGAACATGCATTTCTTCCTCCGAAGCTCGCGGAAGAATTGCTGTTCTATCCTACCTGGACAGGACATTATTACTGTTCAGAAAATTACTATATAAGAAGAGAAACCTATCCCACTCTGCTGCTGATGTATGTAGTAAAGGGGATGTTCCATGTGGAATTCAGAGATAAGATTTTCGATGCAGGTCCGGGAGAAGTCATTTTGATCGACTGCCGGGAGCCCCATTATTACAGAGCCTACGAGGGACTGGAGTTTTATTTCTATGGATTTGAGGGCTCCAACTCCAGAGAAATCTGCCACTACATACTGAGTACCAAGGGCCCCCGGATCAGTTCAAAGAATAACCATCTGATTGGTAATCTTTTAAAAAATACTTTAGATTTTTATGAGAAAAATGATACAGAAAACATCATCGATGCCTCACTGAGAGTCTACAAATTTCTGACGCTTCTGCTCCAGACCAGAGAAATGTATCAGGGTGTCAGGAACAAACCGATCGATCAGAGCCTGACGTATATTCAGGAAAATATTGACAAGCATATCACGATGGAGCAGCTCGCCAGAATCGTGGGATTGAGTCCGGCATATTTT
This window encodes:
- a CDS encoding sugar ABC transporter ATP-binding protein — translated: MEKEREEGKNVLELKDISKSFPGVKALDNVSFTVREGTVHVLAGENGAGKSTLIKIINGLYVADKGDLFLYGKKITAHNPRYMNSIGVATIHQELSPVLDLTIAENIFLGRAPLTKLKTIQWKKMYAEAQQLIDNFGFHYDAKRTMRSLTVSDMQIIEIIKAISVNAKVIIMDEPTSSITESEVEVLHEKIRMLKKQGISFIYISHKLDEIGQIGDMVTILRDGKAISTHKVGEITTDEIIAKMVGREMTNVYPPKHPKIGETILEVKNLTREGVFQDVSFTLRAGEILGMSGLVGAGRTEVARAVFGLDKLQSGEIWLKGEKVEIRHVPDAIRAGIIYLSEDRKGEGLVLCRSIGENIALANLKHFSRGFLLNRKQEDREAAQMSEKLTVKAPSIKTSAGSLSGGNQQKVVIAKWLLQNPTVFIMDEPTRGIDVGAKYEIYKIMCDLAQQGAGVIMISSELPEIIGVCDRTLVMAEGRITGEVQGDDLTQERIMSFAIGGQA
- a CDS encoding ABC transporter permease, which gives rise to MMVKSKKGSFSVAECYSKFGIVLIFVLLFVIMSVVNRNFISGVNLRNVVRQVVVITILACGEQLMLISGMVDLSPGRVLAFAGTLSAYCMMKTGNLFLALVVGLACGLLFGAINGALITAFDIPPFIATLASMQMADGAIMAFTGGQNYSNLPASFNFLGQGYIGFIPFPVVIMILVLAITYLILAWTPMGRSLYAIGGNQAAALASGIRVKRSKFFACAFGGVCTGLAGILLMARMSSGQPAAGEGMEMDAITAVIVGGTSMSGGVGNILNTIVGSLIIGIIKNFMNLQNINSSFQDIVLGILICVAVIIDVQVRKANTK
- a CDS encoding AraC family transcriptional regulator; translation: MKSVFENLTAGVYKKSVEHAFLPPKLAEELLFYPTWTGHYYCSENYYIRRETYPTLLLMYVVKGMFHVEFRDKIFDAGPGEVILIDCREPHYYRAYEGLEFYFYGFEGSNSREICHYILSTKGPRISSKNNHLIGNLLKNTLDFYEKNDTENIIDASLRVYKFLTLLLQTREMYQGVRNKPIDQSLTYIQENIDKHITMEQLARIVGLSPAYFSSIFKQETGYSPREYITNARMNKAKLLLVQTHKSITEIAFEVGYANNASFTNIFTDKIGCSPKTFRKLMR